TCGTCCCTGAGATCGCTCAAGTCCTTCCCCGCCAAGTCATGGCCCTCTTGGCGCAGCTCATCAATTGCTAGGAATAAACTATAGAAATCAGCTTTCTGCCGAAAGCGCGTTTCACGAATATTCCCCGGTATATCTTTAAAAATTTCGCCGATGTCCGCGATCGCTTCGTTGAACCGCTTGACGATTTTCTTCCGATCTTCAACCGGCCAATTAGTATATTTTATGTAATAATTGTCTAACTCGACCTTTTTATCCAGCGTTCCATCTATAAGACCGGCAATTAACTCTGAACTATACTCTGCGTCCGCGTAGCGCCTTCGGTCCGTGGGCGAGAAAATTCCTGCTGTTTCAAAAAAAGGGATCACCGATAGTTCTTCGGAAACAGTCAGGAAATCACCCGGATAATCAGCCCGTCGCAATTCCTGCTTCGTCAATGGAACGGTGTATTTATTGACGCGCATGTACACATCGCGCACCTCCCGATCAGTCGGGTTATCCGCCTCATTGAAATCGATACGATATCTTAAAAAGCTATCGACTTCATCCGGCGTGAAATCTTGAAATCGCTTACCTAGGTGAGGGCCTTCGTAAGGAGCTTCGAGCGAGAACTCATTCCTCAAAAAGCCGAGAATTGCAGAAATGCGCTGCTGACCATCGATTACTTGGCGATGGACGCTCCCGTTCTTAATTGTCTTGGCCAAAAATATCTTCGGTAGGGGAATGTCACTGAGGATGGAATCGATCAACATGATCTTGGCACTGTGCGCCCAAACTTCGCGACGTTGGAAGTCGGGTTGCAATTCTAACCGTTTAGCATCACTCCAATCCCGAACATCAGCAATTGGATGAGGGCTGATGTTCCAATGAACCATGTTAAAGTTTCCGTCCGAAGGTTAAGGGGTCTCGCGTGTCAGCAAAACCTACGACCTTGCTCTGTCAACACATCTCCGCGCAACCTATCTTCGGAAGCCGATTCTCGCAACTGGACCCAATGACAACGTCGGTGTGATTTTGGCCAAATCTAAGAACTTTTGGTGAACGTTGGTGCGTTCCACGCTGTCGCTGCGTCGGGCTTTTGAGGCCAGCCGGCTGATGGTTGCTCTGTGAACGCGGAACAAACGAGCCAGGTCGGCGGCCGAGCGTCCGGCATTCAGCATGTCCAAAATCTCTCGCTGCTGGGCGGGGGCGAGCTTAGTTGGCTGGCCTCCACCATTGCCTCTGGAGCATGCGGCTTCTTGGCCCTCGGCTGTTCGAGTGCGAAGCTTTGTGCGTTCAAAGTTGCCAATCGACTGCACCATTTGCATCAGTATACGGTCAGAATCTCCTGATTTGTCAGTACCGTCTCTCAGTGACCGGAAGTACGCTCCGCAGTTGTTTATTTTGTTGAGAATACCAGAGAGATCTCCGAGTGAACTCGCGATCCGATCCAGCTCGGTGACGACAACGACGTCTTCAGGGCGCAAATCATCGAGCATTTGCTTGAGTTGCGGGCGGTCCCTGCGGCCACCGGTCGGGAATTCCGCGAAGGGTTTTTCACACCCGGCGGCCTTCAGGGCATCAACTTGCGGGGTCGTATCCTCGGCCTCGGATTTCAAGATGCGGGCGTAACCGATCAACATGCACAACCCTGTTGCATACCTGCCAATTGCGCAACAGGGTTCCGCACGCGGCCAGTGGTTCGGACGTTCGCCCATGACTTTTTAAGAAAAATCGCACAACATATTGATATTGCGCCATATATTTCCCATAATATATCTTATGAGCCAAATTTTTGTAGCCGGGTGGACTCTATTTTGAAGTGCGAATGATCAACCAAATCAGTCGTCTCTTCAAAAGCGAGATATACCATTGGTCATCATTACCGCCACATCGACATGGCTGAGCGCCGGCAGATCATGAAGCTGGACGGCTCTAAAAACCGTTTGATCTCATGGCCTCTGAACATTAAAGGGACACGGGATTACGGTAGGAACGGAATGGGCCTGAAGCCTTCATCATCGAGCGCCGGTTCGTCCTCCCAGATGTAGTCCCCGGTGAGGTTGATGTGCTCCCAACCGAGAGGGGAGAGTGTCGACAGCCATTCATCGGGAACCTGCTGCCCACGGTCGCGCAGCGCGGCGACGGCCCGGCCCATATGAACGCTGTTCCAGTAGATGATAGCCGTCACCACGAGGTTCAGCGCCGACGCCCGGATGGACAAGTTCTCCTGGCTGCGATCGCGGAACCGGCCAAGACGATGAAGGTTGACGGCCCTGACGAGGGCGTTACGGGCCTCACCCTTGTTCAATTCTGCGGTCGTTTGTTTGCGGAGGTCCTTGTCGTTGATCCACTGCAGGGTGAATAGCGTGCGCTCGATTCTGCCCAACAACCTCATTGCATTGCTCAGGCCTTGCCGCTTGGGGGCGGAACTCAGTCGTTTCAGCAGGAGGGACGACGATACGGTCCGGGTGCGTAACGACGTCATCATATGCAGGATGTCGTCCCAGTAAGGGGCGATCTGGCTGGCATCAAGACGATCACCCATCACATCGTGAAGAACGCTATAGTCTTTCGCCGGCCGAAAGCCGTAAAGGCAGCGGCCATCGAGATTGGGGATACGCGGGTTGAAGGCATAGCCTAAAAGGTGGCAGGTCGCGAAGACGAGATCGTTGACGCCACCGCCGTCGACGTGGTGGCGCGTGACGGCCTGCCCCGTAGGCGTTTCGAGAAGGGCATCGAGCACATGCAGCGCCTCGCTCGCGGTCGCAGCCATGACGCGGGTGTGATAGGGCGCATAGCGGCCGCTGATCGCCGTGTAGAGTTTGATGATCGGATCTCGACCGTAATGGGCATTCACTTCGCCGGCGTTCTCGGCGGCCGCACCCAAAAAGATGTGCTGACCGTCGGAAGAAGAAATCGTAGGTGAGCCGAAAACCGTAGCGAACGCGTCCCCATGCTGGGCCTCGATCAGCTTCGCCAGCGCCAACGCGAAGGTATCCTCCCGGAAGTGCCAGATAGCTGTTTGCTGTAGCTGCCGGCGTGTGCGGCCAGGGCTGGCCTGAGCCATCTTGCTAAGACCGAGATTGGTTGCTTCAGCGATGAGCGCTGTGAACAGGGCGCGCTTGTCCGCACAAGGGCGCCCCGTCTGGAGATGCTCGAACGTTTCCGCAAACCCCGTCATCCGATCGACGTCCATCAGAAGATCCGTCAACCGGACCGTCGGCATATGACGGGACAGCAGCCCGGCAAAGGCCACCGCTTGCTCACTTTCCTCAGTGAAGACAGCTGGTACGCGAAGGCCTTTGGCGCCGATGCGGGTATCGCCCCGATTGTCTGCAAGATGCTTCGCGGCTGTCTGAAGGGCCGTCTCAAGTTCTGCCTTGCGCGCCGCGATATAGTCCCAGAAATTCGGGTTTATAGCGATGGGCAGCGTGCCTGACTTTTGAATCAATTCGAACTGGCCGCGTGGAAGCAGATAGGTTTCAATGGTCTGATAGGCCCTTGAGCCGACAACCGTCACGTCGCCCGACGCGAGGCGCGCCTTCAGCTCCAGCATAAAATGGATTTCCATCATCTTGTGATCGATACCGCCGTCGACCATCATGATCTGCTGACGGGCCCGCAAGGGTACAAACGGGAGGAACCGCGCAACCCAATCCGCCTCGGTCATTCGGCCCGGACTGCGGTGCCACCGCTGGCTCAATTCAAGGAGCGCCTCAACCAAGCCCTGATAACCGGCGGACGCCTTGAACTCGAAGGCCGCCAGAAACGGCGACGCGTAGCGCCGCACAGCCGCATATTCGGCACGTAACTCGACGAGGAGGTTGTTCTCGGCAGAAAACCGGCGTGTTGGATTGATGCTGCCGACGATCCTGCGGATCTCATCCCAGGTGGTGAAGGTGGTGATGGCAGGATCAAGCGCACGCCCAGTGTCATGAGCGTCGACAAGAACGACCGCCAGATCGCGCAGGAAGGCCATCGCGTCCTGGCTATTCAGCGCCTCCTCCTGGGCGCGCTCCTCACGCCGGCGATGGGCGCGGCGGACAGAGCGGGCGATCAGGGCCTCGAACATGTTGATCGCTTGATCGGTAAGGTCCAGCCCCAGCTCAAACACGGTCGCGGCCAATGTCGTGTAGCGTCGCGGCGCATTCATTTGCCTGTAGTTCTGCGCCGTCAGGCGCTTGCCTTCAGCCGCCAGATTGACCCTGCGCTCCATACCGATCAGTTCCGCGGTCTTAGGGGTTATGTCGATCTCACGAATAAGATCCAGACGCTGAATGATCGCGATCATTGCCCGGCTGCCTTGCGGACCCGGCGGTTCGCGCAGCCATGAGATCTGATGCTGGCGCCCATGTACCGGCTTATCCGAGACCAGCGCATCGAGTGCGCCTATGGCGAGGTCTGTCAGCGAGCCGTGGACGCCCTCGTAAAGATGGCTCTCCGCCTGATGAAGGGCTTGCGCCACCAACCGTTCCAATACGGTAACGCCTGGAATGATGATCCGGCGGCGCCGCATCTCCTCCGCCAGTGAGAATACCAGCGGGCGGGCCTTGGGTGACGCGATCGCCATGCCGCGCACCCAGTTCAATAATTCGGCCCGATGAGGCTGGGTCATTTCCTGAAAGCCGTAAGCTCGCCTAAGGACGTCCAGATGTTCGGAACGCGTTGCCGCTCGCTTGCAGGCATCCAGTAGCACGTCCGGACGGGTCGCTAATTGCTCGGCAAGGAACTGCACGGCCTCCGCAGGGATGGTGTCGCCGGCAGCGATCAGGCGGCCAGGGTAACGCAGGGAGCAGAGTTGCAGAGCCAGCGCAAAGCGGGTCTCGGCCTTTCGTCGCGTATTGACCAGGATGAGGTCTTCCGGATGGAGCGTCCAGTGCTCGATCAGTAAGGGCTCGTCGGTGGGGTGCGAAAGCAAACCCGCACGCTCTCTGGCCGTGAGGATGGATTTTCTGGGCATTGTCGGGACCTCGGCAGCGGAGGTTCATCTTTGCACGCTTGACATTGCATCAATATATCATTATAGCGCGATATATGGATAAAAAGGCAGCAACACAGGCATTCGCCGCCCTGAGCCAGGAAACCCGGCTCGATGTTCTTCGTTTGCTCGTTCGGGTGGGGCCGGAAGGCCTGCCGGCAGGAGATATCGGCGAACGACTGGGCGTGAAACAAA
This window of the Asticcacaulis excentricus CB 48 genome carries:
- a CDS encoding DUF262 domain-containing protein, with translation MVHWNISPHPIADVRDWSDAKRLELQPDFQRREVWAHSAKIMLIDSILSDIPLPKIFLAKTIKNGSVHRQVIDGQQRISAILGFLRNEFSLEAPYEGPHLGKRFQDFTPDEVDSFLRYRIDFNEADNPTDREVRDVYMRVNKYTVPLTKQELRRADYPGDFLTVSEELSVIPFFETAGIFSPTDRRRYADAEYSSELIAGLIDGTLDKKVELDNYYIKYTNWPVEDRKKIVKRFNEAIADIGEIFKDIPGNIRETRFRQKADFYSLFLAIDELRQEGHDLAGKDLSDLRDDIRLLDLGIRPEATVGIFSEYAIKCVSQANSASSRKWRLNFLKGLLSGTYIGLPASDAYRGLYYRVFEDCVEADRAGICKPIEYECPVCDDLVEYEKGKDFIGWDASAKAFQISNAAWVHAECIGDSGDLLIIERPVEGENE
- a CDS encoding recombinase family protein is translated as MLIGYARILKSEAEDTTPQVDALKAAGCEKPFAEFPTGGRRDRPQLKQMLDDLRPEDVVVVTELDRIASSLGDLSGILNKINNCGAYFRSLRDGTDKSGDSDRILMQMVQSIGNFERTKLRTRTAEGQEAACSRGNGGGQPTKLAPAQQREILDMLNAGRSAADLARLFRVHRATISRLASKARRSDSVERTNVHQKFLDLAKITPTLSLGPVARIGFRR
- a CDS encoding Tn3 family transposase; translation: MPRKSILTARERAGLLSHPTDEPLLIEHWTLHPEDLILVNTRRKAETRFALALQLCSLRYPGRLIAAGDTIPAEAVQFLAEQLATRPDVLLDACKRAATRSEHLDVLRRAYGFQEMTQPHRAELLNWVRGMAIASPKARPLVFSLAEEMRRRRIIIPGVTVLERLVAQALHQAESHLYEGVHGSLTDLAIGALDALVSDKPVHGRQHQISWLREPPGPQGSRAMIAIIQRLDLIREIDITPKTAELIGMERRVNLAAEGKRLTAQNYRQMNAPRRYTTLAATVFELGLDLTDQAINMFEALIARSVRRAHRRREERAQEEALNSQDAMAFLRDLAVVLVDAHDTGRALDPAITTFTTWDEIRRIVGSINPTRRFSAENNLLVELRAEYAAVRRYASPFLAAFEFKASAGYQGLVEALLELSQRWHRSPGRMTEADWVARFLPFVPLRARQQIMMVDGGIDHKMMEIHFMLELKARLASGDVTVVGSRAYQTIETYLLPRGQFELIQKSGTLPIAINPNFWDYIAARKAELETALQTAAKHLADNRGDTRIGAKGLRVPAVFTEESEQAVAFAGLLSRHMPTVRLTDLLMDVDRMTGFAETFEHLQTGRPCADKRALFTALIAEATNLGLSKMAQASPGRTRRQLQQTAIWHFREDTFALALAKLIEAQHGDAFATVFGSPTISSSDGQHIFLGAAAENAGEVNAHYGRDPIIKLYTAISGRYAPYHTRVMAATASEALHVLDALLETPTGQAVTRHHVDGGGVNDLVFATCHLLGYAFNPRIPNLDGRCLYGFRPAKDYSVLHDVMGDRLDASQIAPYWDDILHMMTSLRTRTVSSSLLLKRLSSAPKRQGLSNAMRLLGRIERTLFTLQWINDKDLRKQTTAELNKGEARNALVRAVNLHRLGRFRDRSQENLSIRASALNLVVTAIIYWNSVHMGRAVAALRDRGQQVPDEWLSTLSPLGWEHINLTGDYIWEDEPALDDEGFRPIPFLP